One Drosophila santomea strain STO CAGO 1482 chromosome X, Prin_Dsan_1.1, whole genome shotgun sequence DNA segment encodes these proteins:
- the LOC120456672 gene encoding guanine nucleotide-releasing factor 2 isoform X2, producing MPQFDESFLSDCALADRWHFYSYTVKQLPPHPSPSPKPNRNPYPSSASHDDDDQHRLHHHHHNHHNHHHHNHHRLWKTQRQSWSPCDSNNNHSPSSNSNCSSSSSTCNSISATGNTLHSIKFHRRRKYKKLARLALSTPAIPLQMDVDVTVDREFDMEMDTPVPLKNAVCHGSISSPSTPGACSSGIGVGGGGCSSSSNNSINSGSYSTACTPPPPTHHHHTQHQQLQGTPAGSSRVGGAGGAGGAGGAGGGSGVPPAPPSAGSSGHKNSLKGTKLARRARSFKDDLIEKISLMRTTNNTLGRSHSPHSPRTKHGSKAPPTTEEVQRSTQTLETHVKDISNALKHFRDVILKKKLEVLPGNGTVILETIASMYSVIQTYTLNENSAIMSCATQQVYQSLGKLIKLCDEVMLSEDSGECASLSNENVREVIDLLEDAVRNLVTLAQGKLKEQDQCAFRYGGSGLGGIGAAAEIMGAVTASPGVSVPGTGIMRVSAAESAAQRTSLPDIALTPKERDILEQHNVNPMRGSHSTESILRDTSPPPKPPLPNRASNPPPLPPKRRSQPGAPAGAAVVGCSSLTSASYAQPHNISLNLDLDCSSNISLLNYGVDRLSVRSRSPDENSQCSFDSALNHSREEEDHQQQQQQQLRSLSKMPTMMDEDMDKMVSYSAAIEDKMQTPLATGGVGGGVVGGTGGAAEGAAAAATGGGETNSNRHSNESGFVSMREFRTSTQTTDYSIQSSTKSSSSNSEIAFSISESTAVGSSSEYQQISQSVSHSQRHISSSSSSCTTTTTSSSTTTGYGSSSSELEQQQQQQQQQQTTTPAELAPALPPKSTQRSSLTRHESPVVGDELDEALSSSGWASHRSSQSEVAELRQLSPLHHLNHHPHTASAGQLQQWHSKHHSLIEGPRLQLAGSGSCSAFDQRHLDQEPPPLPMKKKHMFQSVAFSVLAYMEICSASTRSIEQHRHTMHACNISRNISHSQTMNIMPMSKELSPELEIPPALPPKNYKQRKATSMVASPTLQPIIVSTPPPSPKPALGENGSTGRPDSRMATVCEELNDAVGSEEAMPEPRSPVLDSNENVSAVDDVRTFYCHSHQLPSEMKMSEDASNADQPITTPQVLEEQEEPTAESRPLVAVHEAGKPENADDEAEVEAEAEAEAERADMLINMLEEVNITRYLILKKREEDGPEVKGGYIDALIVHASRVQKVADNGRHSQRKQKQHKHTKSHSHGHLPNSSVVSVNFHSIRAAFCEAFITTFRTFIQPIDVIEKLTHRYTYFFCQVQDNKQKAAKETFALLVRVVNDLTSTDLTSQLLSLLVEFVYQLVCSGQLYLAKLLRNKFVEKVTLYKEPKVYGFVGELGGAGGGPGTGIAGSGGCSAGGGGNQPSLLDLKSLEIAEQMTLLDAELFTKIEIPEVLLFAKDQCEEKSPNLNKFTEHFNKMSYWARSKILRLQDAKEREKHVNKFIKIMKHLRKMNNYNSYLALLSALDSGPIRRLEWQKGITEEVRSFCALIDSSSSFRAYRQALAETNPPCIPYIGLILQDLTFVHVGNQDYLSKGVINFSKRWQQYNIIDNMKRFKKCAYPFRRNERIIRFFDNFKDFMGEEEMWQISEKIKPRGRRPVNY from the exons ATGCCGCAGTTTGATGAATCTTTTTTGAGCGACTGTGCGCTGGCCGACCGCTGGCATTTCTATTCGTACACGGTCAAGCAATTGCCACCGCATCCGAGTCCAAGTCCGAAACCGAATCGGAATCCGTATCCCAGCAGTGCCAGccacgatgatgatgatcagCACCGactccatcatcatcatcataatcatcatAATCATCACCATCACAATCACCATCGTCTTTGGAAGACGCAGCGGCAGTCGTGGTCGCCATGCGACTCCAACAACAATCATAGCCCAAGTAGCAAtagcaactgcagcagcagcagcagcacctgcAACAGCATCAGTGCCACCGGCAACACGTTGCATAGCATCAAATTCCACAGACGTCGCAAATACAAAAAGCTGGCACGATTGGCGCTATCAACGCCAGCGATTCCACTGCagatggatgtggatgtgacCGTGGATAGGGAGTTCGATATGGAGATGGACACACCTGTGCCGCTCAAGAATGCGGTGTGCC ACGGCAGCATCAGTTCTCCATCCACGCCCGGCGCCTGTTCCAGTGGCATCGGAGTGGGCGGTggcggctgcagcagcagcagcaacaacagcatcaaCAGCGGCAGCTACTCCACCGCCTGCACTCCGCCACCACCCACGCACCACCATCACAcgcagcaccagcagctgcaggGCACGCCCGCAGGATCTAGTCGGGTgggaggagcaggtggagcaggtggagcaggtggagcaggTGGTGGAAGTGGAGTGCCACCGGCACCACCCAGTGCCGGATCCTCGGGCCACAAGAACAGTCTGAAGGGCACCAAGCTAGCACGCCGAGCGCGCTCCTTTAAAGACGACCTCATCGAGAAGATTTCCCTGATGCGCACCACCAACAATACTCTGGGTCGCTCCCATTCGCCGCACAGTCCGCGGACCAAGCACGGCTCCAAGGCACCGCCCACCACCGAGGAGGTGCAGCGATCCACCCAAACTCTGGAGACGCACGTCAAGGACATCTCGAACGCGCTCAAGCATTTCCGGGATGTCATACTCAAGAAGAAGCTGGAGGTGTTGCCCGGAAACGGAACGGTCATTCTGGAAACCATAGCCAGCATGTATTCCG TGATCCAAACGTACACCCTGAATGAAAACAGTGCCATCATGAGCTGCGCCACACAGCAGGTTTACCAGAGCCTGGGCAAGCTCATCAAGCTCTGCGACGAGGTGATGCTCTCCGAGGACAGCGGCGAGTGCGCCTCCCTGAGCAACGAGAATGTGCGGGAGGTCATTGATCTTCTGGAGGATGCTGTGCGG AATCTCGTTACGCTGGCGCAGGGCAAACTGAAGGAGCAGGATCAGTGCGCCTTTCGCTATGGTGGATCTGGTTTGGGCGGCATTGGAGCGGCGGCGGAGATCATGGGTGCGGTCACCGCCTCGCCGGGAGTGAGTGTTCCCGGCACTGGCATCATGCGCGTTTCAGCCGCCGAATCAGCTGCCCAGCGAACTTCGTTGCCGGACATTGCACTCACGCCCAAGGAACGCGACATACTGGAGCAGCACAATGTGAATCCCATGCGCGGCTCGCACAGCACCGAAAGCATCCTGCGCGACACGAGTCCACCGCCAAAGCCACCGCTACCCAATAGGGCCAGTAATCCGCCGCCGTTGCCACCCAAGAGACGCAGCCAGCCGGGCGCACCTGCTGGCGCTGCGGTGGTCGGCTGCTCATCGTTGACATCCGCCTCCTACGCCCAGCCCCATAATATCAGCCTGAACTTGGACCTGGACTGCAGTTCCAACATCTCGCTGCTGAACTATGGCGTGGATCG CCTATCTGTGCGGTCGCGGTCACCGGATGAGAATAGTCAGTGCTCCTTTGACTCGGCGTTGAATCACTCACGCGAGGAGGAGgaccaccaacagcaacagcagcagcagctgaggTCGCTCTCGAAGATGCCAACGATGATGGACGAGGACATGGACAAGATGGTCAGCTACA GCGCCGCAATCGAGGACAAAATGCAGACACCACTTGCGActggtggtgttggtggtggtgttgttggcggaactggaggagcagccgaaggtgcagctgctgcagcgacTGGTGGCGGGGAAACTAACAGCAATCGCCACTCAAACGAATCGG GTTTCGTGTCGATGCGCGAGTTTCGCACTTCCACACAGACGACGGACTACAGCATCCAGTCCTCCACGAAGTCGTCCAGCAGCAATTCGGAGATTGCGTTTAGCATCAGTGAGTCGACGGCGgtcggcagcagcagcgagtaCCAGCAGATTAGCCAGTCGGTGTCGCACAGCCAGCGTCATATATCCTCGAGCAGTAGTAGCtgcaccaccacaaccaccagcagcagcaccaccaccggctatggcagcagcagcagcgaactggagcagcagcagcaacagcagcaacagcagcagacgACGACGCCGGCCGAACTGGCGCCCGCCCTGCCGCCAAAGAGCACCCAACGGAGCAGCCTAACCCGCCACGAGTCGCCCGTTGTTGGCGATGAGCTGGACGAGGCGCTGTCCTCCTCCGGCTGGGCCAGCCACCGGAGCAGCCAGTCAGAGGTGGCCGAGCTGCGCCAACTGTCGCCGCTCCATCACCTCAATCACCATCCGCACACCGCGTCCGCCGGGCAGCTGCAGCAGTGGCACTCGAAGCACCACAGCCTGATCGAGGGACCCCGCCTCCAGCTGGCGGGGAGTGGCAGCTGCAGTGCGTTCGATCAGCGCCACTTGGACCAGGAGCCACCGCCGCTGCCCATGAAGAAGAAGCACA TGTTTCAAAGTGTGGCCTTTTCGG TTCTGGCGTACATGGAAATCTGCTCGGCGTCTACGCGATCCATTGAGCAGCACCGTCACACGATGCACGCCTGCAACATAAGTCGCAACATCTCGCACAGCCAGACCATGAA CATCATGCCCATGAGCAAGGAGCTGTCGCCGGAGCTCGAGATACCGCCTGCCCTGCCGCCAAAGAACTACAAGCAGCGCAAGGCGACAAGCATGGTGGCATCACCCACGCTGCAGCCCATCATTGTGTCCACGCCGCCGCCGAGTCCGAAGCCGGCACTGGGTGAGAATGGGTCGACGGGCAGGCCGGACAGTCGCATGGCCACCGTATGCGAAGAGCTGAACGATGCAGTGGGCAGCGAGGAAGCGATGCCAGAGCCCCGCTCGCCCGTGCTGGACAGCAATGAGAATGTGAGCGCGGTCGATGATGTACGGACGTTCTACTGTCACTCGCATCAGCTGCCCAGTGAGATGAAAATGAGCGAGGACGCGAGCAATGCCGACCAGCCGATAACCACGCCGCAAGTGCttgaggagcaggaggagccaACGGCGGAGTCCCGTCCACTGGTCGCTGTGCACGAGGCGGGTAAGCCAGAGAACGCCGACGATGAAGCGGAGGTcgaggcggaggcggaggcggaggcggagcGAGCGGATATGCTGATCAACATGCTGGAAGAGGTCAACATCACACGGTACCTGATACTCAAGAAGAGAGAGGAGGACGGGCCCGAGGTGAAAGGCGGCTACATCGACGCCCTCATCGTGCACGCCAGCCGTGTGCAGAAGGTCGCCGATAATGGTAGGCATTCGCAGCGCAAGCAGAAGCAGCACAAACATACCAAATCTCATTCGCATGGTCATTTACCCAACTCCTCTGTTGTCTCTGTCaatttccattccattcgtGCAGCATTCTGCGAGGCCTTCATCACCACCTTTCGCACCTTCATCCAGCCGATCGACGTGATCGAGAAGCTGACCCATCGCTACACATACTTCTTCTGTCAAGTGCAGGACAACAAGCAGAAGGCCGCCAAGGAGACCTTTGCGCTGCTGGTCCGAGTTGTCAACGATCTAAC GTCGACGGATCTTACCAGCCAACTGTTGAGCCTGCTGGTGGAGTTCGTCTATCAGTTGGTATGCTCTGGTCAATTGTACTTGGCCAAGTTGCTGCGCAACAAGTTCGTGGAAAAGGTGACGCTGTACAAGGAGCCCAAGGTGTATGGCTTTGTCGGTGAGTTGGGCGGAGCCGGTGGTGGCCCTGGAACGGGAATCGCTGGCAGTGGTGGATGCAGTGCAGGTGGTGGAGGAAACCAGCCTAGCCTGCTGGACCTCAAGTCGCTGGAGATTGCCGAACAGATGACGCTGCTGGATGCGGAGCTGTTCACGAAGATCGAGATACCCGAAGTATTACTATTTGCCAAAGATCAGTGCGAGGAGAAGTCGCCCAACCTTAACAAATTCACCGAGCACTTCAACAAGATGTCCTACTGGGCGCGCTCCAAAATCCTGCGACTGCAGGATGCCAAGGAGCGGGAGAAGCATGTGAACAAGTTCATCAAAATCATGAAGCATCTACGCAAGATGAACAACTACAACTCGTATCTGGCGCTGTTGTCGGCCCTCGATTCGGGCCCCATTAGAAG ATTGGAGTGGCAAAAGGGCATCACCGAGGAGGTGCGATCCTTCTGCGCCCTCATCGATTCCAGCTCCAGTTTTCGCGCCTATCGACAGGCGCTGGCCGAAACTAATCCGCCCTGCATACCCTACAT CGGCCTAATTCTGCAGGATCTAACGTTTGTGCATGTGGGCAACCAGGACTACCTGTCGAAGGGCGTCATTAACTTCTCTAAGCGCTGGCAGCAGTACAACATAATTGACAACATGAAACGTTTTAAGAAATg TGCCTATCCATTTCGACGCAACGAGCGCATTATACGCTTCTTTGATAACTTCAAGGACTTTATGGGCGAGGAGGAGATGTGGCAGATATCCGAGAAGATAAAGCCACGTGGGCGCCGCCCCGTTAACTATTAG
- the LOC120456672 gene encoding guanine nucleotide-releasing factor 2 isoform X1 — protein sequence MPQFDESFLSDCALADRWHFYSYTVKQLPPHPSPSPKPNRNPYPSSASHDDDDQHRLHHHHHNHHNHHHHNHHRLWKTQRQSWSPCDSNNNHSPSSNSNCSSSSSTCNSISATGNTLHSIKFHRRRKYKKLARLALSTPAIPLQMDVDVTVDREFDMEMDTPVPLKNAVCHGSISSPSTPGACSSGIGVGGGGCSSSSNNSINSGSYSTACTPPPPTHHHHTQHQQLQGTPAGSSRVGGAGGAGGAGGAGGGSGVPPAPPSAGSSGHKNSLKGTKLARRARSFKDDLIEKISLMRTTNNTLGRSHSPHSPRTKHGSKAPPTTEEVQRSTQTLETHVKDISNALKHFRDVILKKKLEVLPGNGTVILETIASMYSVIQTYTLNENSAIMSCATQQVYQSLGKLIKLCDEVMLSEDSGECASLSNENVREVIDLLEDAVRNLVTLAQGKLKEQDQCAFRYGGSGLGGIGAAAEIMGAVTASPGVSVPGTGIMRVSAAESAAQRTSLPDIALTPKERDILEQHNVNPMRGSHSTESILRDTSPPPKPPLPNRASNPPPLPPKRRSQPGAPAGAAVVGCSSLTSASYAQPHNISLNLDLDCSSNISLLNYGVDRLSVRSRSPDENSQCSFDSALNHSREEEDHQQQQQQQLRSLSKMPTMMDEDMDKMVSYKSTGYAGAAIEDKMQTPLATGGVGGGVVGGTGGAAEGAAAAATGGGETNSNRHSNESGFVSMREFRTSTQTTDYSIQSSTKSSSSNSEIAFSISESTAVGSSSEYQQISQSVSHSQRHISSSSSSCTTTTTSSSTTTGYGSSSSELEQQQQQQQQQQTTTPAELAPALPPKSTQRSSLTRHESPVVGDELDEALSSSGWASHRSSQSEVAELRQLSPLHHLNHHPHTASAGQLQQWHSKHHSLIEGPRLQLAGSGSCSAFDQRHLDQEPPPLPMKKKHMFQSVAFSVLAYMEICSASTRSIEQHRHTMHACNISRNISHSQTMNIMPMSKELSPELEIPPALPPKNYKQRKATSMVASPTLQPIIVSTPPPSPKPALGENGSTGRPDSRMATVCEELNDAVGSEEAMPEPRSPVLDSNENVSAVDDVRTFYCHSHQLPSEMKMSEDASNADQPITTPQVLEEQEEPTAESRPLVAVHEAGKPENADDEAEVEAEAEAEAERADMLINMLEEVNITRYLILKKREEDGPEVKGGYIDALIVHASRVQKVADNGRHSQRKQKQHKHTKSHSHGHLPNSSVVSVNFHSIRAAFCEAFITTFRTFIQPIDVIEKLTHRYTYFFCQVQDNKQKAAKETFALLVRVVNDLTSTDLTSQLLSLLVEFVYQLVCSGQLYLAKLLRNKFVEKVTLYKEPKVYGFVGELGGAGGGPGTGIAGSGGCSAGGGGNQPSLLDLKSLEIAEQMTLLDAELFTKIEIPEVLLFAKDQCEEKSPNLNKFTEHFNKMSYWARSKILRLQDAKEREKHVNKFIKIMKHLRKMNNYNSYLALLSALDSGPIRRLEWQKGITEEVRSFCALIDSSSSFRAYRQALAETNPPCIPYIGLILQDLTFVHVGNQDYLSKGVINFSKRWQQYNIIDNMKRFKKCAYPFRRNERIIRFFDNFKDFMGEEEMWQISEKIKPRGRRPVNY from the exons ATGCCGCAGTTTGATGAATCTTTTTTGAGCGACTGTGCGCTGGCCGACCGCTGGCATTTCTATTCGTACACGGTCAAGCAATTGCCACCGCATCCGAGTCCAAGTCCGAAACCGAATCGGAATCCGTATCCCAGCAGTGCCAGccacgatgatgatgatcagCACCGactccatcatcatcatcataatcatcatAATCATCACCATCACAATCACCATCGTCTTTGGAAGACGCAGCGGCAGTCGTGGTCGCCATGCGACTCCAACAACAATCATAGCCCAAGTAGCAAtagcaactgcagcagcagcagcagcacctgcAACAGCATCAGTGCCACCGGCAACACGTTGCATAGCATCAAATTCCACAGACGTCGCAAATACAAAAAGCTGGCACGATTGGCGCTATCAACGCCAGCGATTCCACTGCagatggatgtggatgtgacCGTGGATAGGGAGTTCGATATGGAGATGGACACACCTGTGCCGCTCAAGAATGCGGTGTGCC ACGGCAGCATCAGTTCTCCATCCACGCCCGGCGCCTGTTCCAGTGGCATCGGAGTGGGCGGTggcggctgcagcagcagcagcaacaacagcatcaaCAGCGGCAGCTACTCCACCGCCTGCACTCCGCCACCACCCACGCACCACCATCACAcgcagcaccagcagctgcaggGCACGCCCGCAGGATCTAGTCGGGTgggaggagcaggtggagcaggtggagcaggtggagcaggTGGTGGAAGTGGAGTGCCACCGGCACCACCCAGTGCCGGATCCTCGGGCCACAAGAACAGTCTGAAGGGCACCAAGCTAGCACGCCGAGCGCGCTCCTTTAAAGACGACCTCATCGAGAAGATTTCCCTGATGCGCACCACCAACAATACTCTGGGTCGCTCCCATTCGCCGCACAGTCCGCGGACCAAGCACGGCTCCAAGGCACCGCCCACCACCGAGGAGGTGCAGCGATCCACCCAAACTCTGGAGACGCACGTCAAGGACATCTCGAACGCGCTCAAGCATTTCCGGGATGTCATACTCAAGAAGAAGCTGGAGGTGTTGCCCGGAAACGGAACGGTCATTCTGGAAACCATAGCCAGCATGTATTCCG TGATCCAAACGTACACCCTGAATGAAAACAGTGCCATCATGAGCTGCGCCACACAGCAGGTTTACCAGAGCCTGGGCAAGCTCATCAAGCTCTGCGACGAGGTGATGCTCTCCGAGGACAGCGGCGAGTGCGCCTCCCTGAGCAACGAGAATGTGCGGGAGGTCATTGATCTTCTGGAGGATGCTGTGCGG AATCTCGTTACGCTGGCGCAGGGCAAACTGAAGGAGCAGGATCAGTGCGCCTTTCGCTATGGTGGATCTGGTTTGGGCGGCATTGGAGCGGCGGCGGAGATCATGGGTGCGGTCACCGCCTCGCCGGGAGTGAGTGTTCCCGGCACTGGCATCATGCGCGTTTCAGCCGCCGAATCAGCTGCCCAGCGAACTTCGTTGCCGGACATTGCACTCACGCCCAAGGAACGCGACATACTGGAGCAGCACAATGTGAATCCCATGCGCGGCTCGCACAGCACCGAAAGCATCCTGCGCGACACGAGTCCACCGCCAAAGCCACCGCTACCCAATAGGGCCAGTAATCCGCCGCCGTTGCCACCCAAGAGACGCAGCCAGCCGGGCGCACCTGCTGGCGCTGCGGTGGTCGGCTGCTCATCGTTGACATCCGCCTCCTACGCCCAGCCCCATAATATCAGCCTGAACTTGGACCTGGACTGCAGTTCCAACATCTCGCTGCTGAACTATGGCGTGGATCG CCTATCTGTGCGGTCGCGGTCACCGGATGAGAATAGTCAGTGCTCCTTTGACTCGGCGTTGAATCACTCACGCGAGGAGGAGgaccaccaacagcaacagcagcagcagctgaggTCGCTCTCGAAGATGCCAACGATGATGGACGAGGACATGGACAAGATGGTCAGCTACA AATCCACCGGTTACGCAGGCGCCGCAATCGAGGACAAAATGCAGACACCACTTGCGActggtggtgttggtggtggtgttgttggcggaactggaggagcagccgaaggtgcagctgctgcagcgacTGGTGGCGGGGAAACTAACAGCAATCGCCACTCAAACGAATCGG GTTTCGTGTCGATGCGCGAGTTTCGCACTTCCACACAGACGACGGACTACAGCATCCAGTCCTCCACGAAGTCGTCCAGCAGCAATTCGGAGATTGCGTTTAGCATCAGTGAGTCGACGGCGgtcggcagcagcagcgagtaCCAGCAGATTAGCCAGTCGGTGTCGCACAGCCAGCGTCATATATCCTCGAGCAGTAGTAGCtgcaccaccacaaccaccagcagcagcaccaccaccggctatggcagcagcagcagcgaactggagcagcagcagcaacagcagcaacagcagcagacgACGACGCCGGCCGAACTGGCGCCCGCCCTGCCGCCAAAGAGCACCCAACGGAGCAGCCTAACCCGCCACGAGTCGCCCGTTGTTGGCGATGAGCTGGACGAGGCGCTGTCCTCCTCCGGCTGGGCCAGCCACCGGAGCAGCCAGTCAGAGGTGGCCGAGCTGCGCCAACTGTCGCCGCTCCATCACCTCAATCACCATCCGCACACCGCGTCCGCCGGGCAGCTGCAGCAGTGGCACTCGAAGCACCACAGCCTGATCGAGGGACCCCGCCTCCAGCTGGCGGGGAGTGGCAGCTGCAGTGCGTTCGATCAGCGCCACTTGGACCAGGAGCCACCGCCGCTGCCCATGAAGAAGAAGCACA TGTTTCAAAGTGTGGCCTTTTCGG TTCTGGCGTACATGGAAATCTGCTCGGCGTCTACGCGATCCATTGAGCAGCACCGTCACACGATGCACGCCTGCAACATAAGTCGCAACATCTCGCACAGCCAGACCATGAA CATCATGCCCATGAGCAAGGAGCTGTCGCCGGAGCTCGAGATACCGCCTGCCCTGCCGCCAAAGAACTACAAGCAGCGCAAGGCGACAAGCATGGTGGCATCACCCACGCTGCAGCCCATCATTGTGTCCACGCCGCCGCCGAGTCCGAAGCCGGCACTGGGTGAGAATGGGTCGACGGGCAGGCCGGACAGTCGCATGGCCACCGTATGCGAAGAGCTGAACGATGCAGTGGGCAGCGAGGAAGCGATGCCAGAGCCCCGCTCGCCCGTGCTGGACAGCAATGAGAATGTGAGCGCGGTCGATGATGTACGGACGTTCTACTGTCACTCGCATCAGCTGCCCAGTGAGATGAAAATGAGCGAGGACGCGAGCAATGCCGACCAGCCGATAACCACGCCGCAAGTGCttgaggagcaggaggagccaACGGCGGAGTCCCGTCCACTGGTCGCTGTGCACGAGGCGGGTAAGCCAGAGAACGCCGACGATGAAGCGGAGGTcgaggcggaggcggaggcggaggcggagcGAGCGGATATGCTGATCAACATGCTGGAAGAGGTCAACATCACACGGTACCTGATACTCAAGAAGAGAGAGGAGGACGGGCCCGAGGTGAAAGGCGGCTACATCGACGCCCTCATCGTGCACGCCAGCCGTGTGCAGAAGGTCGCCGATAATGGTAGGCATTCGCAGCGCAAGCAGAAGCAGCACAAACATACCAAATCTCATTCGCATGGTCATTTACCCAACTCCTCTGTTGTCTCTGTCaatttccattccattcgtGCAGCATTCTGCGAGGCCTTCATCACCACCTTTCGCACCTTCATCCAGCCGATCGACGTGATCGAGAAGCTGACCCATCGCTACACATACTTCTTCTGTCAAGTGCAGGACAACAAGCAGAAGGCCGCCAAGGAGACCTTTGCGCTGCTGGTCCGAGTTGTCAACGATCTAAC GTCGACGGATCTTACCAGCCAACTGTTGAGCCTGCTGGTGGAGTTCGTCTATCAGTTGGTATGCTCTGGTCAATTGTACTTGGCCAAGTTGCTGCGCAACAAGTTCGTGGAAAAGGTGACGCTGTACAAGGAGCCCAAGGTGTATGGCTTTGTCGGTGAGTTGGGCGGAGCCGGTGGTGGCCCTGGAACGGGAATCGCTGGCAGTGGTGGATGCAGTGCAGGTGGTGGAGGAAACCAGCCTAGCCTGCTGGACCTCAAGTCGCTGGAGATTGCCGAACAGATGACGCTGCTGGATGCGGAGCTGTTCACGAAGATCGAGATACCCGAAGTATTACTATTTGCCAAAGATCAGTGCGAGGAGAAGTCGCCCAACCTTAACAAATTCACCGAGCACTTCAACAAGATGTCCTACTGGGCGCGCTCCAAAATCCTGCGACTGCAGGATGCCAAGGAGCGGGAGAAGCATGTGAACAAGTTCATCAAAATCATGAAGCATCTACGCAAGATGAACAACTACAACTCGTATCTGGCGCTGTTGTCGGCCCTCGATTCGGGCCCCATTAGAAG ATTGGAGTGGCAAAAGGGCATCACCGAGGAGGTGCGATCCTTCTGCGCCCTCATCGATTCCAGCTCCAGTTTTCGCGCCTATCGACAGGCGCTGGCCGAAACTAATCCGCCCTGCATACCCTACAT CGGCCTAATTCTGCAGGATCTAACGTTTGTGCATGTGGGCAACCAGGACTACCTGTCGAAGGGCGTCATTAACTTCTCTAAGCGCTGGCAGCAGTACAACATAATTGACAACATGAAACGTTTTAAGAAATg TGCCTATCCATTTCGACGCAACGAGCGCATTATACGCTTCTTTGATAACTTCAAGGACTTTATGGGCGAGGAGGAGATGTGGCAGATATCCGAGAAGATAAAGCCACGTGGGCGCCGCCCCGTTAACTATTAG